A genomic segment from Gilvibacter sp. SZ-19 encodes:
- a CDS encoding TonB-dependent receptor plug domain-containing protein, whose protein sequence is MLRPIFQILLILLSSTNLLSQNLQGHITDASGLALQDVVVINKSKVEHTHSDANGFFMLEGVQATDEIQFSHIGFESLVFIAADFLTQEQNNWALQEARLSLSQVVISPAVGLDVQISDVDLKLNPVLSSQQLLQRVPGLFIGQHAGGGKAEQIFLRGFDIDHGTDINLSVDGLPVNKVSHAHGQGYSDLHFVIPETLATIDFGKGPYQAAQGDFTTAGYVAFKTKDQLEQNSLSVSYGDFASFRTVGMFKLLDGPKTKAYAAGSFNAFDGPFISPQNFNRVNLFTKFSTQLAQDEKLEFSASHFASKWTASGQIPWRAVRSGQIDRFGAIDDTEGGNTSRSNLVVNHFKRLNNGSKINSTLYYSRYDFELFSNFTFFLENPVDGDQIRQFENRELMGFQTTLDHKFNLGDKTIKYQFGAGLRYDNVDDLELARTKNRKETLEQLAFGDVDQTHGFLFAAANLKLGKWRLNPGLRLDGFQFDYTDRLASNFSNPTASSLRLSPKFNLFYEPSSTVQLYLKNGLGFHSNDTRVSVTPGAVDSSLPKAFGADLGLNFKPNDKLFVNFALWSLYLEQEFVYVGDEAIVEPSGETRRLGFDLGLRYQPTPWLYLQQDLNYAYARSLEAAAGEDYIPLAPSWTAMGSATVDLAHGISAGLRYRFIDDRPANEDNSIVAAGYFITDANIGYSLGNWRFGISVENIFDTEWEETQFATNSRLQNEAVAVEEIHFTPGTPRFIRGQITYRF, encoded by the coding sequence ATGTTGCGTCCTATTTTTCAGATTCTATTAATACTATTGAGTTCAACAAACCTATTGTCACAAAACCTGCAAGGTCACATTACGGATGCCTCTGGCCTAGCCTTACAAGACGTGGTGGTGATAAACAAATCCAAGGTAGAACACACCCATAGCGATGCCAACGGATTTTTTATGCTAGAAGGTGTTCAAGCTACCGATGAGATCCAGTTCTCTCATATTGGCTTTGAGTCTTTAGTCTTTATTGCTGCGGATTTTTTAACCCAAGAACAAAACAACTGGGCCCTTCAAGAAGCGAGACTTTCGCTGTCTCAAGTGGTGATCAGTCCGGCCGTAGGTTTAGATGTACAAATAAGTGATGTGGATCTAAAATTGAATCCGGTGCTTTCCTCTCAGCAACTACTGCAAAGGGTACCCGGACTCTTTATCGGACAACATGCCGGTGGCGGAAAAGCAGAACAGATCTTTTTGCGCGGGTTCGATATAGACCACGGAACAGATATTAATTTGAGTGTGGATGGCCTGCCAGTAAATAAGGTATCACATGCGCATGGCCAAGGCTATAGCGACTTACACTTTGTGATCCCCGAAACGCTTGCGACCATTGATTTTGGCAAAGGCCCATACCAAGCAGCTCAAGGCGATTTTACCACCGCTGGTTATGTAGCCTTTAAAACCAAGGACCAATTAGAACAAAACAGCCTAAGTGTAAGCTATGGTGATTTTGCCAGCTTTAGAACTGTTGGCATGTTCAAGCTTTTAGATGGCCCAAAGACCAAAGCTTACGCTGCCGGATCATTCAATGCCTTTGATGGCCCTTTTATAAGTCCGCAGAACTTTAATCGCGTAAACTTATTTACTAAGTTCAGCACACAATTGGCACAAGACGAGAAGTTGGAATTCAGCGCTTCGCATTTTGCCAGTAAGTGGACAGCATCTGGGCAGATCCCTTGGCGAGCAGTGCGTTCTGGCCAGATAGATCGCTTTGGAGCCATAGACGACACAGAAGGCGGCAATACCTCGAGATCTAATTTGGTAGTCAATCACTTTAAGCGCCTCAATAATGGCAGTAAGATAAATTCTACCCTTTACTATTCCCGCTACGACTTTGAACTCTTTTCGAACTTTACCTTCTTTTTGGAGAATCCTGTAGATGGAGATCAGATCAGGCAGTTTGAGAATCGTGAACTGATGGGTTTTCAGACCACTCTTGACCATAAATTCAACTTAGGGGATAAGACTATAAAGTATCAGTTTGGGGCCGGATTGCGCTACGACAATGTAGACGATTTGGAGCTTGCTCGCACAAAAAATCGCAAAGAGACCTTGGAGCAATTGGCCTTTGGAGATGTTGACCAAACCCACGGATTCCTATTTGCCGCTGCCAATTTAAAATTAGGGAAATGGCGCTTGAACCCAGGGCTGCGCCTGGATGGTTTTCAGTTTGACTATACAGACAGGCTCGCCTCCAACTTCTCTAATCCTACGGCGAGTTCGCTGAGATTGAGCCCTAAGTTCAATCTCTTCTATGAGCCGAGCAGTACGGTTCAGTTGTACTTAAAGAATGGCCTGGGATTCCACTCTAACGATACGCGAGTTTCTGTAACTCCAGGAGCTGTAGACAGTAGTTTGCCAAAAGCCTTTGGAGCAGACCTAGGACTAAACTTTAAACCCAACGACAAGCTCTTTGTGAATTTTGCACTTTGGAGTTTATACCTAGAGCAAGAATTTGTCTATGTAGGCGATGAAGCCATAGTAGAACCCAGCGGGGAGACCCGTCGCCTGGGCTTTGACCTCGGATTGCGGTATCAGCCTACACCATGGCTGTATCTGCAACAAGACCTCAACTATGCCTACGCCCGAAGTTTAGAAGCTGCCGCTGGAGAAGATTACATTCCTTTGGCCCCATCATGGACAGCCATGGGGTCTGCCACCGTTGACCTTGCCCATGGTATTAGCGCCGGATTGCGTTATCGCTTTATTGACGACCGTCCGGCTAACGAAGATAACTCCATAGTTGCTGCAGGATATTTTATCACCGATGCCAATATTGGTTACAGCCTTGGCAATTGGCGCTTTGGCATCTCTGTAGAGAATATTTTTGACACCGAGTGGGAGGAAACCCAGTTTGCCACCAACAGTCGTTTGCAGAACGAAGCAGTTGCGGTGGAGGAGATCCATTTTACCCCGGGAACACCGCGTTTTATCCGAGGGCAGATCACCTATAGATTCTAA
- a CDS encoding DUF3108 domain-containing protein, translating to MKRLLTLTLLLVFSGLMGQTKKAYGDGEWFRFRIHYGLITAGYATLEVDQETFNGKSVYHVKGEGRTTGVTKLFFNVEDYYESYIDTEKDIPYRFIRKIDEGGHTKDIQIDFNHDTNKALVFNRKHNEKETLSFPKDAQDMVSAFYYLRNRLDVSNMQEGDVTEMNMFFDKENYKFRLKFLYRETLKTRFGKIPCMVFRPSVMAGRVFKEQESLTVWVSDDENRIPVRIKASLAVGNLKADLVEFKGLKHSFTIQVED from the coding sequence ATGAAACGATTATTAACATTGACCTTATTGCTCGTCTTTAGCGGGCTTATGGGACAAACCAAAAAAGCCTATGGGGATGGCGAATGGTTTCGGTTCCGGATCCACTACGGCCTAATAACTGCGGGTTACGCAACGCTCGAAGTAGATCAGGAGACCTTTAACGGAAAAAGCGTTTACCACGTAAAAGGCGAAGGCCGCACAACGGGCGTGACCAAGCTGTTCTTTAATGTGGAGGATTATTACGAATCTTATATAGACACAGAAAAGGACATTCCATATCGTTTCATTAGAAAGATAGACGAAGGAGGGCATACCAAAGACATTCAGATCGACTTTAACCACGATACCAACAAAGCCTTAGTGTTTAACAGAAAACACAATGAAAAGGAGACTTTGAGTTTTCCTAAGGATGCGCAAGACATGGTCTCGGCCTTTTACTATCTGCGCAATCGTTTGGATGTTTCCAATATGCAGGAAGGCGATGTTACCGAGATGAATATGTTCTTCGATAAAGAGAACTACAAATTCAGATTGAAGTTCCTTTACAGGGAAACACTTAAAACGCGTTTTGGCAAGATTCCTTGTATGGTATTTAGACCCTCGGTTATGGCCGGGCGTGTTTTTAAGGAGCAAGAGAGTTTGACCGTTTGGGTCTCTGACGATGAGAACCGTATTCCGGTGCGGATAAAAGCGAGCTTGGCGGTTGGTAATCTCAAGGCCGATCTGGTAGAATTCAAAGGCTTGAAACACTCTTTTACAATTCAAGTCGAAGACTAG
- the uvrC gene encoding excinuclease ABC subunit UvrC translates to MDKASVKLQIATLPDAPGVYQYYDEEGKLLYVGKAKNLKKRVSSYFTKQHDNGRIRLMVKKIAKIKHIVVATESDALLLENNLIKNQRPRYNVLLRDDKTYPWICIKNERFPRVFPTRKVIKDGSEYFGPYTSMKTVHTLLDLIRGLYPLRNCNYDLAQQKIDAGKYKVCLEFHLGNCLGPCENKYSEEQYNQNIEAIREIIKGNFKDSIGRFKQQMKAHAEAMEFEDAQRIKEKLTVLENYQAKSTIVNPKINNVDVCSIVSDESYGYVNFLQLSYGSIIRSHTLEMKKKLDESDAELLSLAVVEMRQRFNSQSKEIYLPFKLDLGDDIKVHVPKVGDKRHILDLSIRNAKYYRMERFKQTKITDPNRHENRIMAQMKKDLRLSEEPRHIECFDNSNIQGTNPVAACVVFKNGKPSKRDYRKFNIKTVEGPDDFASMEEVVYRRYKRLLEEEQPLPQLIVIDGGKGQLSSALKALEALDLRGKIAIVGIAKRLEELFFPDDPIPLYLDKKSETLRIIQQLRNEAHRFGITFHRDKRSKEALETELETIPGIGEKTVITLLQHFKSAKRVRNATFGELEQLVGVSKASLIARHFNITP, encoded by the coding sequence GTGGATAAGGCTTCCGTAAAACTTCAGATCGCAACACTTCCAGATGCTCCCGGTGTATATCAGTATTATGACGAGGAGGGAAAACTGTTGTATGTCGGCAAGGCCAAGAACCTTAAAAAACGCGTCTCCTCTTACTTTACCAAGCAACACGACAACGGTCGTATTCGGCTCATGGTCAAAAAGATCGCCAAGATCAAACACATAGTGGTAGCAACCGAAAGCGATGCCCTTCTGCTAGAGAATAATCTGATCAAGAACCAACGGCCGCGCTATAATGTGCTGCTCAGAGACGATAAGACCTATCCGTGGATCTGTATAAAAAACGAGCGTTTCCCTAGAGTTTTCCCCACGCGAAAGGTCATTAAAGATGGGTCCGAATACTTTGGCCCTTACACCAGCATGAAAACAGTGCACACGCTGTTGGATCTTATTAGAGGTTTGTATCCGCTGCGCAATTGTAATTACGACTTGGCGCAACAAAAGATAGACGCCGGCAAGTACAAGGTCTGTTTGGAGTTTCATTTGGGGAACTGTTTGGGGCCTTGTGAAAACAAGTACTCCGAAGAGCAGTACAATCAGAATATCGAAGCCATTCGCGAGATCATAAAAGGGAATTTTAAAGATTCCATTGGGCGTTTTAAACAGCAGATGAAAGCCCATGCCGAAGCCATGGAGTTTGAGGATGCTCAGCGCATTAAAGAAAAGCTCACCGTGCTAGAGAACTACCAGGCCAAATCCACCATAGTGAACCCCAAGATCAACAATGTGGATGTGTGCTCCATAGTTTCGGACGAAAGCTATGGCTATGTGAACTTTTTACAGCTATCCTATGGTTCTATAATCCGGTCGCATACTTTGGAAATGAAGAAGAAGCTCGACGAATCGGATGCGGAACTACTCAGTCTGGCTGTAGTAGAAATGAGGCAGCGATTCAATTCCCAGAGCAAGGAGATCTATCTGCCCTTTAAGCTAGACTTGGGCGACGATATTAAAGTGCATGTTCCCAAAGTGGGCGATAAAAGGCACATTCTAGACCTTTCCATTCGCAATGCCAAATATTACCGAATGGAGCGCTTTAAGCAAACCAAGATCACAGACCCGAATAGGCACGAGAATAGGATCATGGCCCAAATGAAAAAGGACTTACGTCTGTCTGAGGAGCCGCGTCATATCGAATGTTTTGACAACTCCAATATTCAAGGGACCAATCCTGTAGCGGCCTGTGTGGTCTTTAAAAATGGCAAGCCCAGTAAGCGCGATTACCGCAAGTTCAACATCAAGACCGTAGAAGGCCCAGACGATTTCGCCTCTATGGAAGAGGTGGTATACCGCCGCTACAAACGCCTTTTAGAAGAGGAGCAACCCTTGCCACAGCTCATTGTCATTGACGGAGGAAAGGGCCAGCTTTCATCGGCCTTAAAGGCTTTAGAAGCTTTAGATCTAAGGGGCAAGATCGCCATAGTTGGTATTGCCAAACGCTTAGAGGAACTGTTTTTTCCAGACGACCCTATTCCGCTTTACTTAGATAAGAAGTCGGAGACGCTGCGCATTATTCAGCAGCTCCGTAATGAGGCGCACCGCTTTGGAATTACCTTCCACAGAGACAAGCGTAGCAAGGAAGCATTGGAGACCGAATTGGAGACCATTCCCGGAATAGGAGAAAAGACTGTGATCACCTTGTTGCAGCATTTTAAGAGTGCCAAGCGTGTTCGCAACGCAACCTTTGGCGAATTGGAGCAACTTGTAGGTGTAAGCAAGGCCAGTTTGATTGCCAGGCATTTTAATATTACCCCCTGA
- the hppD gene encoding 4-hydroxyphenylpyruvate dioxygenase gives MITDNTSQALEKIVPQADDFLPLLGTDFVELYVGNAKQAAYYYEHAWGFTPIAYSGLETGNKETVSYVLQQDKIRLVLTSPLGPGGPINKHINDHGDGVKVVALWVDDAKKSFEETVKRGAEPYMEPTTREDANGKVVLSGIHTYGETVHVFVERSAYDGPFLPGYKAWDKPVKPKSVGLKYIDHMVGNVGWNEMNKWCEFYAKVMGFAQLVSFDDNDISTEYTALMSKVMSNGNGRIKFPINEPAEGRKKSQIEEYIDFYNGAGVQHIAVATDNIIETVGQLRDNGVEFLYVPETYYDTVLDRVGEIDEDLEPLKELGVLIDRDDEGYLLQIFTKPVLDRPTMFFEIIQRKGAQSFGKGNFKALFEAIEREQEARGTL, from the coding sequence ATGATTACCGACAATACATCACAAGCATTAGAAAAGATAGTTCCGCAGGCAGACGACTTCTTGCCGCTACTAGGAACAGACTTTGTAGAACTTTATGTGGGCAACGCCAAGCAGGCAGCCTACTATTACGAGCATGCCTGGGGCTTTACCCCAATCGCCTATAGCGGCTTAGAGACTGGAAACAAAGAGACTGTCTCTTATGTGCTACAACAAGACAAGATCCGTTTGGTCTTGACCTCGCCTTTAGGCCCTGGAGGTCCAATTAACAAGCATATTAACGATCATGGCGATGGTGTAAAAGTAGTTGCCCTTTGGGTAGACGATGCCAAAAAGAGCTTTGAAGAGACCGTAAAACGCGGTGCGGAGCCCTATATGGAACCGACAACGCGAGAAGATGCCAACGGCAAAGTGGTCCTTTCTGGTATCCACACCTATGGAGAGACCGTACACGTCTTTGTAGAACGATCTGCTTATGACGGGCCTTTCTTGCCAGGATATAAAGCTTGGGACAAGCCAGTAAAGCCAAAGAGCGTTGGTCTAAAATACATAGACCACATGGTGGGTAATGTTGGCTGGAACGAGATGAACAAATGGTGCGAGTTCTACGCTAAAGTCATGGGCTTTGCGCAATTGGTTTCTTTTGATGATAACGACATCTCTACCGAATATACTGCCCTTATGAGTAAGGTAATGTCTAATGGAAATGGCCGTATTAAATTCCCGATAAACGAACCTGCAGAAGGCCGCAAGAAATCTCAGATCGAAGAGTATATCGACTTTTACAACGGTGCTGGTGTGCAACACATCGCCGTGGCGACGGATAACATCATTGAGACTGTAGGGCAACTGCGTGACAATGGCGTAGAGTTCTTATATGTACCAGAGACCTATTACGACACGGTTTTGGACCGTGTGGGAGAGATAGACGAAGACCTAGAGCCGCTTAAAGAGTTAGGCGTTCTTATTGATAGAGACGACGAGGGATATCTATTGCAGATCTTTACCAAGCCTGTTTTAGATAGACCTACAATGTTCTTTGAGATCATCCAACGCAAAGGAGCTCAGTCTTTTGGAAAAGGAAATTTCAAGGCGCTTTTTGAAGCTATTGAGCGCGAACAAGAAGCCCGTGGAACCTTATAA
- a CDS encoding RimK family alpha-L-glutamate ligase, which translates to MNIAILSRGAQLYSTQSLFKAGELRNHDVEIIDPTHCVLSIEDGEPKVHYLGDEIDDLHAIIPRIGASNTYFGSSVVRHFEAQGVFTTVSSESIITSRDKWTCFQLLSRARVPTPMTILGNNRDPEKLLEGWKSFPVIIKLLKGTHGQGVILAESRQSALSTIETLNSLGARYVLQEFIGESKGTDLRAIVVGGNVVAAMKRQSKDGDFRSNLHRGASAIPVKLDYKQEALAIRAAKTLGLGACGVDILPSQKGPLVLEINSTPGLEGIENTTGIDVARHFISYIERNKR; encoded by the coding sequence ATGAACATCGCTATTCTATCGCGCGGCGCGCAATTATACTCGACCCAAAGCCTGTTTAAGGCGGGCGAACTGCGCAACCACGATGTGGAGATCATAGACCCAACGCACTGTGTGCTCAGCATAGAAGATGGCGAACCTAAGGTGCATTATCTGGGCGATGAGATAGACGACCTACACGCCATTATTCCGCGTATTGGTGCAAGCAATACTTACTTCGGATCTTCTGTGGTCCGGCATTTCGAAGCTCAGGGTGTCTTTACTACTGTGAGCAGTGAATCTATAATCACTTCACGGGATAAATGGACTTGTTTTCAGCTACTGTCTCGTGCCCGAGTGCCAACTCCTATGACCATTTTAGGCAATAACCGCGATCCGGAGAAGCTCTTAGAAGGATGGAAATCGTTTCCGGTTATCATAAAATTGCTCAAAGGTACACACGGCCAAGGTGTGATCTTGGCAGAAAGCCGCCAAAGCGCACTTTCTACCATAGAGACACTAAATAGCCTGGGAGCGCGTTATGTGCTGCAAGAGTTTATTGGGGAGTCTAAAGGCACCGATTTACGAGCTATCGTGGTTGGAGGCAATGTGGTCGCCGCTATGAAACGCCAGAGCAAGGACGGCGATTTTAGGTCGAACCTGCATCGGGGAGCCTCTGCAATTCCGGTTAAACTCGATTACAAACAAGAAGCGCTAGCCATACGCGCAGCCAAGACACTTGGTCTTGGAGCCTGTGGGGTGGACATTCTACCTTCTCAAAAAGGGCCTTTGGTCTTGGAGATCAATTCCACGCCGGGCCTAGAAGGCATAGAAAACACCACGGGCATAGATGTGGCTCGACATTTTATCAGCTATATAGAAAGAAACAAACGCTAA
- a CDS encoding patatin-like phospholipase family protein — MRLTALLFVFLLLMGTVSNAQQDTTDVKVGLVLSGGGAKGLAHIGALKVIEESGLRIDYIGGTSMGAIVGGLYASGYSAAQLDSIFRAQDFDKLIQDELPRDARTFYEKADAEKYAITLPFDGFKVGVPASLSKGQNVYNLLWQLTQHLGGEVDFKAMPIPFFCMATDVERGTPVMLESGYLPRALTASGALPSLFSPVELNERVLIDGGVVNNYPVDELRAKGMDIIIGIDVQDELRDREELGSALDILVQINNFRTIQAMETKIPKTDIYINPAIDEFTVVSFDQGSAIVQSGVDAALEQLDALNELASKQQKAALIYNVKQPSAKLKINQVDISGNDKYSRSYVLGKLRLRSPSETSFASFSDGVNNLMATGNFQAIDYDFNRTEDDSTKVSIRLKESNSRMLLRLGAHYDNLYKSAALVNVTFKRLLTNNDIASFDLVAGDNLRYNFDYYVDKGYYWSIGLRSYLNEFETNVGQELFLNDLIDPGQINQLALEYFEWTNQFYVQTLFGNAFAFGVGVEHKKMIQFSDTFGLTPDDSRTYFDDTDYGSLLGFLKFDTRDDVYFPTKGFFFEGQMNVYLTASGRNDRFEEFSIAKARLGGAKRFGDFTIFLGTEGGFKVGDDSTRAFDFFLGGFGFRQTGNLMPFVGLEPMSFRGDTYLKADLRLDYELFANNHLFGVVNIANIGNNLFTNKEWIDGIDYSGFGLGYGFETFAGPLQLIYSYSPEIAESNWYVSLGFWF; from the coding sequence ATGCGACTAACCGCTTTACTTTTTGTGTTTTTATTGCTGATGGGAACCGTCTCGAACGCCCAACAGGACACCACTGATGTCAAAGTAGGCTTGGTGCTTAGTGGCGGCGGTGCAAAAGGTTTGGCGCATATAGGAGCCCTAAAAGTTATCGAAGAATCTGGCTTGCGCATCGATTATATTGGTGGTACCAGTATGGGGGCCATTGTTGGAGGTCTTTACGCCTCCGGATACAGTGCCGCTCAGTTAGACTCCATATTTAGAGCCCAAGATTTTGACAAACTCATTCAAGACGAACTCCCGCGAGATGCCCGAACTTTTTACGAGAAAGCGGATGCGGAGAAATACGCTATAACACTACCTTTTGACGGCTTTAAAGTAGGCGTGCCTGCCTCGCTCTCCAAAGGGCAAAACGTATACAATCTGCTTTGGCAGCTCACCCAACATTTGGGTGGTGAAGTTGACTTTAAGGCCATGCCGATTCCGTTCTTTTGTATGGCTACCGATGTGGAAAGGGGAACACCCGTTATGTTGGAATCTGGCTACTTGCCTCGTGCCTTAACGGCCAGTGGGGCGCTGCCATCGCTATTCAGTCCTGTTGAGCTTAATGAAAGAGTGCTCATAGACGGTGGCGTGGTCAATAATTATCCGGTAGACGAACTTCGCGCCAAGGGAATGGATATCATCATCGGGATAGACGTGCAAGACGAACTGCGAGATAGAGAAGAACTAGGGTCGGCCCTAGATATTTTGGTGCAGATAAATAACTTTCGAACCATCCAGGCCATGGAGACCAAGATCCCAAAAACGGACATCTATATCAATCCGGCCATAGACGAATTTACCGTAGTGTCATTCGATCAAGGCTCGGCCATAGTGCAATCTGGAGTAGATGCCGCTTTGGAGCAGCTCGATGCCTTAAATGAACTGGCAAGTAAACAGCAAAAGGCTGCTTTGATCTACAATGTAAAACAGCCCTCGGCCAAGCTAAAGATCAATCAGGTAGATATTAGCGGAAATGATAAATACAGCCGTTCTTATGTGTTGGGTAAACTCAGACTCAGATCGCCTTCAGAGACTAGTTTTGCAAGTTTTAGCGACGGGGTGAATAATCTTATGGCTACCGGGAATTTTCAAGCCATAGATTACGACTTCAACCGCACCGAAGATGATTCCACTAAAGTCTCCATCAGACTTAAAGAAAGCAACAGTAGAATGCTGCTTCGCCTCGGGGCGCATTACGATAACCTGTACAAAAGTGCCGCGTTGGTCAATGTGACCTTTAAAAGGTTGTTGACCAACAATGACATTGCTTCTTTTGACCTTGTTGCGGGCGATAACCTGCGTTATAATTTCGACTATTATGTGGACAAGGGTTATTATTGGAGTATCGGGTTGCGATCTTACCTCAATGAGTTCGAGACCAATGTGGGGCAGGAGTTGTTTCTCAATGACCTGATAGATCCGGGGCAGATCAATCAGTTGGCCTTGGAGTATTTTGAATGGACCAATCAGTTTTATGTGCAAACCCTATTTGGCAATGCCTTTGCATTTGGCGTTGGAGTTGAGCACAAAAAGATGATCCAGTTCAGTGATACCTTTGGGCTCACTCCAGACGATTCCAGAACCTATTTTGACGATACCGATTACGGAAGTTTACTCGGGTTTCTAAAGTTCGATACGCGAGACGATGTGTATTTTCCAACCAAAGGATTTTTCTTTGAAGGGCAAATGAACGTCTATCTCACGGCTTCTGGTCGCAATGATAGATTTGAAGAGTTTTCTATTGCTAAGGCCCGTTTGGGCGGAGCCAAGCGCTTTGGAGATTTCACAATATTTCTCGGCACCGAAGGTGGCTTTAAAGTCGGAGACGATTCTACCCGAGCTTTCGACTTCTTTCTCGGCGGATTTGGTTTTAGACAAACTGGTAATTTAATGCCCTTTGTAGGCTTGGAACCTATGAGCTTTAGAGGCGATACTTACCTAAAAGCAGACTTGCGATTGGACTACGAACTCTTTGCCAATAATCACCTCTTTGGGGTAGTGAACATTGCTAATATTGGCAACAACCTTTTTACCAACAAGGAGTGGATAGACGGTATAGATTACAGCGGATTTGGTCTGGGCTATGGCTTTGAAACCTTTGCCGGGCCCCTGCAACTTATTTACAGTTATTCTCCAGAAATTGCCGAAAGCAATTGGTACGTGTCCCTTGGTTTCTGGTTTTAA
- a CDS encoding homogentisate 1,2-dioxygenase domain-containing protein, with protein MPRLYDYHPQSIPAPYNHSNIDSDEVLYYVDGDFMSRNDIDAGHISLHPAGIPHGPHPGATERSIGQVKTDELAVMVDTFKPLKVTEEAMKIADGDYFKSWLE; from the coding sequence GTGCCTAGACTGTACGATTACCATCCGCAGAGTATACCTGCACCATACAATCACAGCAATATTGACAGCGATGAGGTGTTGTATTATGTAGATGGCGACTTTATGAGCCGCAACGACATAGATGCCGGGCACATTTCTTTGCATCCTGCGGGGATTCCACACGGACCACATCCAGGAGCAACAGAACGCAGCATAGGGCAAGTAAAGACAGACGAATTGGCCGTTATGGTAGACACTTTTAAACCTTTAAAGGTGACCGAAGAAGCGATGAAGATCGCAGACGGCGATTACTTTAAGTCATGGTTGGAGTAA
- a CDS encoding succinylglutamate desuccinylase/aspartoacylase family protein, with protein sequence MAKNQAKHLEICGEEIAPGASMEINLSTATLHTQTKIDVPIIIERAKVDGPTVLFTAGIHGDEVNGIEIVRQLIAKGINKPKAGTVVCIPIVNIFGFIQKSREFPDGRDLNRVFPGSRSGSLASQFAYQLTHQIMPSIDYCMDFHTGGSSRFNVPHIRITGADKTQNKLAEVFNAPFILHSKNIKKSFRSYCEKNDITALLFEGGKSNSIDNIVSNTGVNGAKRVLNELGMLRSKFKVSSPKKKSVVITQSRWLRASTSGMFKPAVKAGESVPVGHVLGHITDPYGKVHYWIRSNAAGYVINVNEAPIVYQGDALFHISTANL encoded by the coding sequence ATGGCCAAAAACCAAGCAAAACACCTGGAGATCTGTGGCGAGGAGATCGCTCCCGGAGCTTCCATGGAGATCAACCTAAGTACCGCAACCCTGCATACGCAGACCAAGATAGATGTGCCTATAATCATTGAGCGGGCCAAGGTAGACGGCCCTACCGTGCTTTTCACTGCAGGCATACACGGTGATGAGGTCAATGGTATTGAGATCGTGCGCCAGCTTATCGCCAAAGGGATCAACAAACCAAAGGCAGGCACGGTGGTCTGTATCCCAATTGTAAACATCTTTGGATTTATTCAGAAGTCGCGAGAGTTTCCAGATGGTCGTGATCTGAACCGTGTTTTTCCGGGGAGCCGATCTGGGTCCTTGGCGTCGCAGTTTGCCTACCAGCTCACTCATCAGATCATGCCTAGCATAGACTACTGTATGGATTTTCACACCGGAGGTAGCAGCAGATTCAATGTACCGCACATCCGCATAACCGGAGCAGACAAAACCCAGAACAAACTGGCAGAGGTATTTAACGCGCCCTTTATTCTACACTCCAAGAATATAAAGAAATCGTTCCGCAGCTATTGTGAGAAAAACGATATTACTGCCTTGCTCTTTGAGGGCGGAAAGTCCAACAGCATTGACAATATTGTTAGCAATACTGGAGTAAACGGAGCGAAGAGAGTGTTGAACGAATTGGGCATGTTGCGCTCTAAGTTCAAGGTGAGTTCTCCAAAGAAAAAATCAGTAGTAATTACACAGAGTCGCTGGCTTAGAGCGTCTACGTCAGGTATGTTCAAACCGGCAGTTAAGGCAGGAGAAAGTGTGCCTGTAGGCCATGTGCTGGGACATATTACAGACCCTTATGGCAAGGTGCATTATTGGATCCGTTCTAATGCTGCTGGTTATGTGATCAATGTGAACGAGGCGCCTATAGTTTACCAAGGCGATGCGCTGTTTCATATCTCTACGGCCAACTTATGA